The genomic region GCGTCGGGCAGGATATGACGTGGCCGGTTTTGATTGTGCCGATGATCTGATTGATCAGCTGGACGGGCTTTATCCCCGTGCCATCATCCTTGATATTGAAATGCCGGGTATGAGCGGCTTTGAAGCGTTCTGCGAAATTCGCCGCCGCTATCCCAACAGCCAGAATGTGCCGGTTTTCTTCTTCTCGGCCCATTATGACGCCGACACCCGCGCACAAGCCGATGCGCTTGGGGCGGCCGATTTCATCAGCAAGGACGCCAGCCCGAAAGTGGTGCTTGAGCAACTCAATCGGGTGCTGGGTCATTCCATCAGTGCCTGCTAGCGGTGCTGGGAGACCAGCCCTGCCTTGATCAATCCTGAACGGATCACCACGCCCTGCCTTATGCAGGGCGTTGTTGTCTGTGGGGCCTGTGGGGCTCCTCGCCCAGAGAAATGATGCTGTCTGCGGCCCCGTGCACATGATAAAGCCGATCTGTCGACAAGGTGGTTGCTGGATCAATCGCAGGCTTCTTGGCAAGCCGATCATAGATCGGCGCCAGTGGCACATTCATCGCGTCAAACAACTGATCGTAACTTTCCAGCACGAAATAGGTTTTCTGGAAATCATCAATCGCATAATCCGTGCCCATGACCCGTTCAAGCTCGAACGCCACCCGGTTTGGCGTGGGATCGGTGACCGAATAGATGGTTTCGGTTTGCGATGACAACATGCCCGCCCCATAGGCGCGCAAACCATGCGGGGTCATGATCAGGCCAAACTCGACCATATACCAATACATCCGCGCCAGCTGTTTCAGGCCGCCCTTAGCAATTGCCTCTGGGCCCTTGGCGCCATAGGCCGCCAGATAATCGGCAAAGGTCGGGTCATAGAGCATCGGCACATGACCAAAAAAGTCATGGAAGATGTCGGGTTCGACCAGATAATCCATTTCCTCGGGCTTGCGCAGCCACACGGTGACCGGGAACCGACGATTGGCAAGATGGTCAAAAAACACATCATCAGGCACCAGGCCCGGAACAGCCACAAGATGCCAACCGGTCGCCGCATGAAGCTTCTCGCTGACCCGGCCGAAATGCGGAATCTGATCCGCCGCATCAAGTTTCATCAGATTGCGAATGTAATCCTCGGCAGCATATCCGGGCAAAATGCGCGACTGGCGGTCATAAAGTTTGCGCCATAGCTCGTGCTCGGCTTCGGTATATGTGCTCCAGTCCTGATCGATGGTGTAGTCGTCATTGATGTGGCTGTAATCGCCACGCAGATCGTTTCCCTGATTCATGGCCGTCCTCTTTCGGGTTCTATTGCCGATTTACAAGGATCATTTTACATCAACTCTAATGTCATTTTCTGGCCAATAAGGCGTCCAAATCGGTTATGATGTGTATATTGTGACCTTTTTGGTTTGATTTGGGGTTTAAAATGACTGACGTGACGCTAAGCGCGACCGATATCCGGATACTGCAGGCCCTGCAAAAGGACGCCGCGATCAGCAATGTTCAACTGGCGGAAATGGTCGGCATGTCACCATCGCCCTGTTTGCGTCGGGTCAAACAACTCGAAGCCTCCGGGGTCATCAAACGTCAGGTCGCACTCCTTGATCGCAAGAAGCTTGGTTTCGGTGTGCTGGCAACCATTCAGGTCCGCTTGCAAAGCCATACCGAACAGGGGGCGGAGGATTTCGCCCGCGCGATGAATGATCTGCCGGAAATCCTGTCTTGCTGGGCGATGACGGGGCGGCAGGATTTTCTGCTGGTGTCCGTGGCGCGCGATATCGAAAGCTTTGGCGATTTTGTCACCCATCAGTTGCTTTCAATGTCCAATGTGCGCGATGTGCAATCAAGTCTGGTTTTGAAGGAATACAAGAACCTGACGGCCATACCATTGCCGAAAGGTGTTTAAAGGCAGCCCTCAGATGGCGGGCACATTCGCAGTTGCAAGATTTGCCATACTTGATTTTCCACCGGTGTTTCAGGCATAGACTGATCAACCCACCAAAGCCGGAGCTTTAAAATGCCTCAGTCAATCGCTGCCAACCCGATCCTTGTCGAAGCCACACGCGGCGATATGGTCGAAAGTTTCCATCGCGGCCGTTACGTCGTGATGACGTCTGACGGGACAGTGGTTGATCAAGGGGGCGATATTGATGCGCTGATGTATCCGCGATCTGCGATCAAGCCGCTTCTGGCCATTCCGTTTGTTGAAAGCGGTGCGGTCGAGGCCTTCGGGCTTGAGGACAAACACATCGCTCTTGCCTGCTCATCGCATAATGGCGAGGAAGAACACGCCCAAACCGTCAAGGCATGGTTGGAGAAGATCGGTCTTTCGGTCGATACGCTGGAATGCGCCCCGCATTATTCACTCAGCCTGAATGCCGCGATTAAACAGGCGTCTGATCATGTCAGCCTGACCAAGGCGCACAACAATTGCTCTGGCAAGCATTCAGGGTTCCTGTCGACCGCACAGCAGTTGGGCGAAGACCCGGCTGGCTATATCGAAGAGTCCCATCCGGTTCAGCAGCGCCTGATCAAGGTGTTGGAAGAAATGGGTGATTGCTATCTGTCTTCGACCCCGCGCGGTATCGATGGATGCGGTATTCCGGTGATCGGCATGCGGTTGCGTGATCTGGGCCTTGCCATGGCGCGCATGGCCGACCCGGCGGGGCTTGATGCCAAACGTATTGATGCGATCAAGCGCATCCGCAAGGGCTGTGCAAATGCCCCCTTCATGGTTGCCGGAACCGGGCGTTTTTGCACCGGGATCATGGAAGAATGCGGTGAAGATGCATTGGTCAAGGTCGGCGCAGAGGGGGTCTATTGCGCAGCCTTCCCCAAACAGGGACTTGGTGTGGCGCTTAAAATCGATGATGGCACCCAGCGCGGGGCAGAGGTTGCGATGGGCGCGATCCTGCGCAAACATGGCGTGATTGATGACGCCAAGGCCGAGGTCTTGAAGAAATACCTGACCCCGGTTCTGACCAACTGGGCGGGCAAATATGCCGGGGACTTGCGCCCGGCCTTCTGATCAAAACGGGGAACAGATGCAAAGCATTGCGGCCTATATCTTTGCAGCCATTGCCGAAATTGCCGGGTGTTTTGCCTTCTGGGCTTGGCTTCGGTCCGGAAAATCGATCTTTTGGGTCGTGCCGGGTGTCGCATCCCTGATTGTCTTTGCCTGGCTTCTGACCTGGGTTGAGGCCGACTTTGCCGGGCGGGCCTATGCGGCCTATGGCGGTGTTTACATTACGGCATCGATCTTCTGGATGTGGGTGGTTGAACGCACCACCCCCGACCGCTGGGATGTAACCGGATTGCTGGTTTGCCTTTTGGGTGCCGGGATCATCCTGTTTGCCCCGCGTTAGGTCTTGGCTTTCTCGGATTTTTCATCGGGCTTTTTGCCAGTGCGGTCTTCGGCGGGCAGAAGTACGCGGAATGTCGTTCCCTTTCCCATTTCGGTTTCAAACCAGATGCGTCCGCCATGGCGCACCGTGACGATGTCATGGGTGATCGAAAGTCCCTGTCCCGTGCCCTTGCCAACTTCCTTGGTGGTAAAGAACGGGTTGAACACCTTTGACCGGTTTTCCTTGGCAATACCGGTTCCGTTGTCGGAAATCGAAATCAGGATGCTGTCATCAAGCGACGTGGTCTTGACAGTGATGTGACCTTCTTCGGGTTTGCGCCCGGCCGCCTGAATGGCCTGTGCTGCGTTGACAATCAGGTTGAGGAAGACCTGATTGACCTCGTTGATGTGGCACGGAATATGCGGGATTTCCGGATCAAGTTCCTCGGTGATGTCGGCATTGTGTTTCCACTCATTGCGTGAAATCACAATCACGTTCGACAGGACCCGGTTGATGTCGGTGGTGGTTTTTTCCGTCCCGCCGGGATGGGAGAATTCCTTCATCGACAGGACAATGCGCGCCACCTGATTGATGCCATCAAGGGACTGTTGGGTGGCGTGCGGGATTTCCTCAAGCAGAAATTCAAGATCGGAATCGCGCATTTGTCGGGCGAAATCCTCAAACGTATTGGGCGGCAAATTTGCACGGTTTTTCCACAAGGTCTGCAAGGCCAGACCAAGCATGCGCGAAAGCGCCCCGTAACTGTCATTCAGGAACTTCAGGTTGTCGCGGATATACTGGCTGGGCGTATTGATTTCATGGGCAATGCCGCCCGCCAGATGGCCAATCGCCTCAAGCTTAAGGGCCTCGCGCAAGTCTTCTTCAAGCTTCTTTTGCGCGACTTCCGCGTTCTTGCGTCGGGTGATGTCGCGGAAAATGTAAAGATAGCTCATCTCGGAGGCGAAATTGGCCGGACTTACGATGATTTCCATCGGAAAGCTGTCGCCATCAAGGCGCTGCGCCATGGTTTCGGTATAGTCATATTTCAGCACACCACTGCTGATATTGATGCAGCGGTTCAAAAGCTTGTGGCGCACGGTTGCCTTGCGATCAATGAACATGATATCGACCGAAGTGCCCAGCAACTCATCGCCGGTTGCGCGCAGGATTTCGGCGGCTGATTTGTTGAAATCCTGGATCATGCCAGTGGCATCAATGATCAGGATCCCCTCGACAACGCTATCAAGAATGGTCTTGAGCCGCTGGGTGGTTTCCTTCTTGCGCCGTTTCTGCTCGGTCAGTAGTGCGAGGAAACGCGCACGCACATCTTCGGGCGCATCAATTTCCATCGCAGCATCAAGCAAATCCGAGCCGGACGCGACATCGGCGGTGCCGCTCAGGATTTTCGGTGCATCAGTGCTGTCCTGGTCTTCGGTCATGAGCCCTCGCGTATCGTGATTTCTGGGTCCTGTCCGCCGCGTCTCACACGGATCGGTTCATGGAACTGATGAAGTTCCTGAAATACGCGCAACCGCTGAAGCTGTATCTCGGATACGTAGTTGCCGTGTGCCAAAAGCACTTGCCCCTCGCGGGTTTCGATATCTGTGAGCAGGAAATCACCCATGCGCAGAGCCTTCAGATAGATGTCATGCTCGGTCCCTTTGGGGTAGGCGACCTTGTCATAGGACGGATCTTCTTTGGCCAACAGGGCCTCGATCTTGTCGAGCAGCTCCGGGTCGTAGCGCTTTGGCTGGTGGCGCAACTCGTCAAAGTGCTGTTTGACGACAAGATCACTTTCGACAATTTTGCCAAGGTCGTTGAAAATCCGAAGGACCCGCGCGCCCAACGGAATTTCCGTGCCAAGCGGGCCTTCGGCCGGGAAGCCCGATCCGTCGAAATTGCGGTTTTGCAGATAGACAATACCGGCAACTTGTTCCAGACGCGGGATATTGGAAATCAGTTTGCGTGCCACCTCGGGTGTGCGACGGACCACGTCACGTTCAAGCGGTTGAAGCGGCTTGTCCTCGCCAAGGCGGGCAAGGATTTCCGGCGGCAGGGAGACATAACCAATTGGCGCCAGCAACGCGGCCAACCCCAACTCCCACGGATGCGGGTAGCCGATCTGTTTGGCAATGGTGTCGCACCAAAGCTTGGCGCGCATCGCCTTGCCAAAAATCGCCGGGTTAAGTTGTGCCAGCACCTCGGTCAGGACCTTTACACTGCCCGCCAGGGTCTGTTCGATCAGCGCCTTTTCCGCGGTGATCAACTGATATTGGCGCAAGCCCGCCTTAACACCGGCAATCAGGTCCTCGTCCTCGCACGGCTTGTTGAAAAAGCGGAAAATATGCCCTCGGTTGATTGCTTCGACGGCGGTATGCTGGTCGGCATTGCCGGTTAGCATCATGTTGACTGTATCGGGGCTGAGTCTGGCAACCTCGGCCAGTAGCTTCACACCGTCCATGTCGGGCATGCGCATGTCGGCAACACAAACCGAATATTTGTTGCCTGCCTTGATTTTCTCAAGCGCCTGAAGCGGGCCGACAGCCGTGTCGAAATCGAACTTGCCGCGCAGCTTGCGCTTAAGGCCCATCAACAGGTTTTCATCATCATCAACGAAGAGTACAGGGGGATTCTGTGTCATCATCTCTCTCCCTTACGTGTCCATTTCGCGGTATTTTTCTTCGACCACGCGGGCAATTTCGCGCCAGACCGGCAACCGGTCGGCTTTTCCCAGACGTTCAAGATATTCAAGATCAATGCGGCTTTCGGGGGCCTGCCCGGTACGGCTTTCGATGGCGACTTCGCGGGCCAGATGCTGGGCAATGTAGATTGCGCTCAGCGCGTTCATTTCGGTATGCCGTGTGTCTTGCGGGCGATGGTGATAGGCAACCGTCTGCACCATGGCGCTTGGAAAGCCCCACAGACCCAAAAGGTACGCACCGATTTCCGGGTGGGCCGCGCCAAACTGGTCACGTTCGGCAACGTTGATCGGAATGTCTTCGGTTTCGACCCGCTTGATGACCTCGGCCATTTCATTGGCGCGATAGGCATAAAGGATCAAACTGCCGGTATGGCTCAGCATGCCCACAGCGGCCATGACACTGATCACTTCCTTCGGAAGCTTTTCCTGTTCGGCGATCAAGGTGGCGACAACGCCAAGCTGCTGGCTGCGTTTGCACAGTTGCATCATCCGCGTGACTGCCGGCTTGGGGCCGTCAAAACTGCGAAACAGACCGATAAACAGGGCAAGCGCCTTAAGCGTATCGACGCCAATCATGCGGATGGCTTGCGAGACAGATGTGATTTTCTGGCTGACCGCAAAATAGGCCGAGTTGGTCAGCTTCAGGATTTCGGCGGTTAACGCAATGTCTGAGGCAACGATGGCCGTAAGCTGCTCATTGCTGGTCAGTGGGTTTTCCAGTGCCTTGATAAGGTTGGTATAGGTTATCGGCGGGGAGGCAAGTGCATCAATCCCGCCAACAAGTGCACGCAGGTCCGGATTGGTCAGAAGGTTACGCAGATCAAGCGCGTTCTCGATGGTTTCGACCAGCATCTGATCATCACACGGTTTGGCCAGATACTGATGCGCCGGGCCAACCGTGCGCAGGATTGCCTCTTCCTCGGCAAAACCCGACAGAATGATACGCGCGCTATGCGGGTGTTTTTCCTGCATCATGGTCAAAAGTTCTGCGCCATCGGTTCCGGGCATGCGCATGTCGGAAACGACGACATCCGGCTCCATTTCCGCAGCCTTCGCCAAGGCGCTTTCCGCGTCATGCGCGAAATGCAGCTCCCAGCCGGACCGGACCGAGCGTAACCGGCGACGCAAACCATCCAGAATATTTTTGTCATCATCGACAAAAAGGATGACGCTCATTTTCACCTCATGCGTGTGCTCCATGGTTTATACATGGGGCCTGCAAAGGATCTTTGATAGTCCGCATATGTGGAGGGTCGTGTCCTTTTTGCCCCTTTTTCCTGAAGACGGAGCACATCAGGACACGTGATCTAGTTGTTGGTCAGTTCGCGGTATTTGCCGGAAACAACAGCCGCAATATTGGTCCATTCTTCGATGTGACTCTGCTTGCCGATCTGGGCGAGATATTCCTGATCGATCGTGCTTTCGACGGTCCGTCCGGCGTCGCGATCGGCAATTTCACGTGTCAGATGTTGCGCAACATAGATCGCGGTCAGGGCGGTCATTTCCCGGTGCGGTAAATCCATTGGCCGATGATGATAGGCAACGGCCTGAATGACAGGTGCCGGAAAACCCCACAATCCCAGCAAATAGGCACCGATTTCGGCATGTCCGGCCCCGAATTGTTCGGCCTCCGCCTGATCAATTGAAATGCCTTCTTTTTCAACACGGTCAATGACCGCCTGCATCTCATCAGGGCGCTTGGTATAAAGGATCAACGTGCCGATGTGACTAAGCATCCCGATGGATGGCACAGCATGACAAATTTCACGCGGAAGCCGTTCATATTCGGCAATCAGGGCGGCAGTAACGCCAATCTGCTGGGAGCGGTGGCACAGGCGTTTAAGATTGGCTGCCTGACTGGCAGGGCCGTCAAAGCCGCGATATAGCCCAACAAAAAGAGCCAGTGCCTTAAGCGTTTCCATCCCCAACATCCGCACGGCGTGCGCGACCGACGAAACATTCTGCGTCACTGCGAAATAGGACGAGTTGGTCAGTTTCAAAACTTCGGTGGTCAGCGCGATATCAGACTCAACAATTTTGCTGATGGTATCAAGCGCGTAATTCGGGTTCGAAAACGCCGTTTCCAGACGCATATAGGTGTCGGGCGGCGAGGCGAGGCTCTTGGAACCAGCGACAAGGGTTCTAAGTTCGGGGCTTCGCAATAACTGACGCAGACCCAGTGCGTTTTCAATACTGTCGACCAGGGTTTCATGATCGCAGGGTTTGCTGAGAAACTGGTGTGCCGGGCCGATGGTGCGCAGATAGGATGCGTTATCGGCATGGCCGGTCAGAATGATACGTACGGCATCGGGATGGGTTTTCTGCAAGGTTTCAAGCAAGGTCACACCGTCCATGCCAGGCATCTGGATGTCTGAAACGATGACGTCCAGATCCTTGTTTTCGGCAAGTTCGATGGCCTCAGACCCGCTATTGGCGAAATAAAGGTTCCACTCGGGACGGGTGCTGCGCAGACGTCGGCGCAATCCGTTCAGGATGTTGGCATCATCATCAACAAACAAAATGTGGTGCATTTTACCCGCTTCTTCTTAAATACATTTTTGCAGATGGGGGTGGGCGGAACCCCATACAAGATCGCAAAATCACAGGCCGGTTCCCTGCGCGGTCCGGCCGATATATGGCGCTGCCGTTGCAAACACATTGCCCCGCAATATCGATCGCACGATTGTCAGATCCGCAACAGGCCGCAAGAAAACCATGCAACGCGATAAGTATTGTGTAATCATATATTTATGCCAGTGAACCAGGGGCTGAATTGTCATGTTTTGTCAGAATGTTCACTGTCATTGACGGGTATACTTTATAAGAATTCTTGGAACTGCAGCGTCCAAGCGCTGTTTCCGATTGATTGGGGGTACCGCCCACCAAATGACAACACGCACCGAACTGGTTGATGCAATCAAAAAGCATCAGCTCTTTGTCATGAAGCAGCCCGGCGGTCGGCGATTGCAGCTCCGCAATGGCAACCTGTCGCGCATCAAGATGAGCAAAATCAGTCTTGAAGATGCGGTGCTTCCCGGTGCCAATTTCATTCAGGCCCAGATCCAGGATGTCAAATTTGATTTCTGTGATCTGTTCGGAACCAACTTTGTCGAGGCCAATCTCGAAGGTTCAAGCTTCATGCGCGCCGACTTGCGCGGCGCCAACATGGCGCGTGCCAAACTGCGCAATGCCAACCTGACCGGGGCCGATCTTCGATCCGGTGTGATGGTGATTGTCGATGCCGGACGCGAGAAAAAGGTCAAGCGACAAACAGATCTGACCAATGCAGACCTTCAGGGATCGGTGATGTCCGGAGCCAATCTGGCCGAAAGCAACATGTCCGGTGCCCGGCTTGCCGATGCGGATCTGAGTGACGCCAACATGTTTGCCGTGAACCTTGCCGGCGCGGATCTTTCGGGCTGCAACCTGTCGGGCGCAAAGCTCAAGAACGCCAACCTCAAGGGTGCAAAGCTCAAGGATACGCTTTTGCTTGGCACGGACTTGTCGGGTGCCAATCTGCGCAATGTTGATCTGGCGAACGTTGATCTGTCGCAGGCCAATACGTCAAACTCGATTGGCAGCAAGGCGGCAACGCCGCTCCCTGATGATATCCGCATCTTGCTCAATGCCCATACCGAGTGGCTGACAAGTGGCGGCATATCGGGCGCACGTCTTGATGTGACCGGTCGTGATCTGACTGAACTTGATTTCACCGGGTTTGATCTTTCAGCGGCATGTTTTGATGATTGCATCCTGCGCGGTGTTTTGCTGGTCGATACCATTCTGGTCATGGCATCGATGCGCAATGCCGACTTGTCCCGCGCCCGGCTGAGCGGATCGATCATGAACGGTGTGCGGATGTCCTATGCCAACTGCACCAAGGCCGTGCTTCAGGGCGTCAAGTTCGGTGGCGTCGAACAACGTGATGCCAAGGGACAAAAAACGGGCGAGGTCTGGCGCGCAGACCTTCATGCGACGGACTTTTCATACGCTGACCTTCGAAACTCGGTTTTCGATGAGCCCCACATGAAGGGGGCCAAGCTTTGCAAGGCCAATATTTCCGGTGTTGCCTTTGGTGAAACGGACCTGAGCGATGTCGATCTTGACGGTACCAACACCGGCTCGATTCTGACCGGAATCATCCCCGGTAAGGTTTAAGATTCAACCCTGCCAGGGTGCGGGTGCACTAAGCGTTCGGATAGTTTTTCCCGCTTTTTAAAGACTTAAACCGTCCCAATGTCGCGCAATGTCTTAAACAAATTGCGTTGCGGGGAAACTGCGTCATTCTATAATCCAGAATAACAAGAATCTAATTTAGAATCTCTGGGGTTTTCTACTGAATGTCATCGCGTTCGGAATTGATTGATTCAATCAAGAAGCATCAACTTTATCTCAATCAAAAGCCGGGCGGGGTGCGCATGCAAAAGCGCAACTGCAATCTTTCCCGCATCAAAATGAGCAAGATCAGCCTGAAAGAGGCGGTATTACCCGGTGCAAACTTCATTCAGGCATCGGCGCGCGATGTTTGTTTCGATTTCTGTGACCTGTTTGGCGCGAACTTTGTTGAGGCTGATCTCGAAAATTCGACCTTTGAACGCGCCGATCTGCGCGGAGCCAATATGGCACGGTCCAGTTTGCGCAATGCCAACCTGAACGGCATTGATCTGCGCGCAGGCATCATGGTGGTTCTTGAAGGGGCTCGTGAACGCACGGTCAAACGCGAAACCGACATGTCTAATACCGACCTCGAAGGTGCGATGATGTGGGGGGCCAATATGGCCGGTGCCAACATGTCGGGATCGCGCCTTGCGCATACCGATATGAGTGACGCCAACATGTTTGCCGTCAACCTCGAAGGCGCTGATCTGACCGGGTGCAAGATGAACGGCGCAAAGCTTCGCAATGCCAACCTCAAGGGGGCGAAGCTTGCCGGGACGGAACTTGTCGGTGCGGATCTGAGCGGTGCGAAC from Thalassospira indica harbors:
- a CDS encoding response regulator: MNALSALPSQFCPDGLVAFADDSPSAKAALETVLRRAGYDVAGFDCADDLIDQLDGLYPRAIILDIEMPGMSGFEAFCEIRRRYPNSQNVPVFFFSAHYDADTRAQADALGAADFISKDASPKVVLEQLNRVLGHSISAC
- the phhA gene encoding phenylalanine 4-monooxygenase encodes the protein MNQGNDLRGDYSHINDDYTIDQDWSTYTEAEHELWRKLYDRQSRILPGYAAEDYIRNLMKLDAADQIPHFGRVSEKLHAATGWHLVAVPGLVPDDVFFDHLANRRFPVTVWLRKPEEMDYLVEPDIFHDFFGHVPMLYDPTFADYLAAYGAKGPEAIAKGGLKQLARMYWYMVEFGLIMTPHGLRAYGAGMLSSQTETIYSVTDPTPNRVAFELERVMGTDYAIDDFQKTYFVLESYDQLFDAMNVPLAPIYDRLAKKPAIDPATTLSTDRLYHVHGAADSIISLGEEPHRPHRQQRPA
- a CDS encoding Lrp/AsnC family transcriptional regulator, whose amino-acid sequence is MTDVTLSATDIRILQALQKDAAISNVQLAEMVGMSPSPCLRRVKQLEASGVIKRQVALLDRKKLGFGVLATIQVRLQSHTEQGAEDFARAMNDLPEILSCWAMTGRQDFLLVSVARDIESFGDFVTHQLLSMSNVRDVQSSLVLKEYKNLTAIPLPKGV
- a CDS encoding asparaginase; translation: MPQSIAANPILVEATRGDMVESFHRGRYVVMTSDGTVVDQGGDIDALMYPRSAIKPLLAIPFVESGAVEAFGLEDKHIALACSSHNGEEEHAQTVKAWLEKIGLSVDTLECAPHYSLSLNAAIKQASDHVSLTKAHNNCSGKHSGFLSTAQQLGEDPAGYIEESHPVQQRLIKVLEEMGDCYLSSTPRGIDGCGIPVIGMRLRDLGLAMARMADPAGLDAKRIDAIKRIRKGCANAPFMVAGTGRFCTGIMEECGEDALVKVGAEGVYCAAFPKQGLGVALKIDDGTQRGAEVAMGAILRKHGVIDDAKAEVLKKYLTPVLTNWAGKYAGDLRPAF
- a CDS encoding YnfA family protein, with the translated sequence MQSIAAYIFAAIAEIAGCFAFWAWLRSGKSIFWVVPGVASLIVFAWLLTWVEADFAGRAYAAYGGVYITASIFWMWVVERTTPDRWDVTGLLVCLLGAGIILFAPR
- a CDS encoding two-component system sensor histidine kinase NtrB, translating into MTEDQDSTDAPKILSGTADVASGSDLLDAAMEIDAPEDVRARFLALLTEQKRRKKETTQRLKTILDSVVEGILIIDATGMIQDFNKSAAEILRATGDELLGTSVDIMFIDRKATVRHKLLNRCINISSGVLKYDYTETMAQRLDGDSFPMEIIVSPANFASEMSYLYIFRDITRRKNAEVAQKKLEEDLREALKLEAIGHLAGGIAHEINTPSQYIRDNLKFLNDSYGALSRMLGLALQTLWKNRANLPPNTFEDFARQMRDSDLEFLLEEIPHATQQSLDGINQVARIVLSMKEFSHPGGTEKTTTDINRVLSNVIVISRNEWKHNADITEELDPEIPHIPCHINEVNQVFLNLIVNAAQAIQAAGRKPEEGHITVKTTSLDDSILISISDNGTGIAKENRSKVFNPFFTTKEVGKGTGQGLSITHDIVTVRHGGRIWFETEMGKGTTFRVLLPAEDRTGKKPDEKSEKAKT
- a CDS encoding HD domain-containing phosphohydrolase; translated protein: MTQNPPVLFVDDDENLLMGLKRKLRGKFDFDTAVGPLQALEKIKAGNKYSVCVADMRMPDMDGVKLLAEVARLSPDTVNMMLTGNADQHTAVEAINRGHIFRFFNKPCEDEDLIAGVKAGLRQYQLITAEKALIEQTLAGSVKVLTEVLAQLNPAIFGKAMRAKLWCDTIAKQIGYPHPWELGLAALLAPIGYVSLPPEILARLGEDKPLQPLERDVVRRTPEVARKLISNIPRLEQVAGIVYLQNRNFDGSGFPAEGPLGTEIPLGARVLRIFNDLGKIVESDLVVKQHFDELRHQPKRYDPELLDKIEALLAKEDPSYDKVAYPKGTEHDIYLKALRMGDFLLTDIETREGQVLLAHGNYVSEIQLQRLRVFQELHQFHEPIRVRRGGQDPEITIREGS
- a CDS encoding response regulator; the protein is MSVILFVDDDKNILDGLRRRLRSVRSGWELHFAHDAESALAKAAEMEPDVVVSDMRMPGTDGAELLTMMQEKHPHSARIILSGFAEEEAILRTVGPAHQYLAKPCDDQMLVETIENALDLRNLLTNPDLRALVGGIDALASPPITYTNLIKALENPLTSNEQLTAIVASDIALTAEILKLTNSAYFAVSQKITSVSQAIRMIGVDTLKALALFIGLFRSFDGPKPAVTRMMQLCKRSQQLGVVATLIAEQEKLPKEVISVMAAVGMLSHTGSLILYAYRANEMAEVIKRVETEDIPINVAERDQFGAAHPEIGAYLLGLWGFPSAMVQTVAYHHRPQDTRHTEMNALSAIYIAQHLAREVAIESRTGQAPESRIDLEYLERLGKADRLPVWREIARVVEEKYREMDT
- a CDS encoding response regulator, with protein sequence MHHILFVDDDANILNGLRRRLRSTRPEWNLYFANSGSEAIELAENKDLDVIVSDIQMPGMDGVTLLETLQKTHPDAVRIILTGHADNASYLRTIGPAHQFLSKPCDHETLVDSIENALGLRQLLRSPELRTLVAGSKSLASPPDTYMRLETAFSNPNYALDTISKIVESDIALTTEVLKLTNSSYFAVTQNVSSVAHAVRMLGMETLKALALFVGLYRGFDGPASQAANLKRLCHRSQQIGVTAALIAEYERLPREICHAVPSIGMLSHIGTLILYTKRPDEMQAVIDRVEKEGISIDQAEAEQFGAGHAEIGAYLLGLWGFPAPVIQAVAYHHRPMDLPHREMTALTAIYVAQHLTREIADRDAGRTVESTIDQEYLAQIGKQSHIEEWTNIAAVVSGKYRELTNN
- a CDS encoding pentapeptide repeat-containing protein gives rise to the protein MTTRTELVDAIKKHQLFVMKQPGGRRLQLRNGNLSRIKMSKISLEDAVLPGANFIQAQIQDVKFDFCDLFGTNFVEANLEGSSFMRADLRGANMARAKLRNANLTGADLRSGVMVIVDAGREKKVKRQTDLTNADLQGSVMSGANLAESNMSGARLADADLSDANMFAVNLAGADLSGCNLSGAKLKNANLKGAKLKDTLLLGTDLSGANLRNVDLANVDLSQANTSNSIGSKAATPLPDDIRILLNAHTEWLTSGGISGARLDVTGRDLTELDFTGFDLSAACFDDCILRGVLLVDTILVMASMRNADLSRARLSGSIMNGVRMSYANCTKAVLQGVKFGGVEQRDAKGQKTGEVWRADLHATDFSYADLRNSVFDEPHMKGAKLCKANISGVAFGETDLSDVDLDGTNTGSILTGIIPGKV